From one Colletotrichum destructivum chromosome 3, complete sequence genomic stretch:
- a CDS encoding Putative NADH:flavin oxidoreductase/NADH oxidase, aldolase-type TIM barrel, oxidoreductase Oye produces MAPTNISESKLFKPVKIGNAQLNHRIAMAPLTRYRNDTNHVAKPFVPRYYGERASTPGTLIISEATGTSMQETGVRQGPAFVTDEQVAAWRKVIAAVHDNKSVWFQQIWAQGRAADPEYQKERGYKFRSSSAVPMEPGAAVPEVMTEDEILGVIQDFVDTAKRVVDAGGDGVEIHGAHGYLLDQFLSDSVNQRTDRWGGSIENRSRLLLEVVKAVVAAIGAERVALRLSPYASFQGAESSDIHGQYSYIVKELKKMNAPFAYLSLVEARGDPAKLLSPDLDSGAEQTLDFILDIWDNLSPVIVAGNYSPETASRALEEHYAKWDVIVAFGRSFLANPDLVWRIKHGVPLTKYHRFSFYIKGSEIGYNDYTFSQEYIDARREWGVANLESNAK; encoded by the coding sequence ATGGCTCCCACCAACATCTCGGAGAGCAAGTTGTTCAAGCCGGTCAAGATCGGCAATGCCCAGCTCAACCACCGCATAGCAatggcgccgttgacgcGGTACCGCAACGACACAAACCACGTGGCCAAGCCCTTCGTCCCAAGATACTATGGCGAGCGCGCCTCCACTCCCGGCACCCTGATTATCTCCGAGGCTACCGGCACGTCAATGCAGGAGACTGGAGTGCGGCAAGGCCCGGCTTTCGTTACCGATGAGCAAGTTGCTGCTTGGCGAAAGGTCATCGCCGCGGTCCACGACAACAAGTCGGTGTGGTTCCAGCAGATCTGGGCACAAGGACGTGCCGCCGATCCCGAATACCAGAAGGAGCGCGGTTACAAGTTCCGGTCATCCAGCGCCGTCCCCATGGAGCCTGGTGCTGCTGTCCCCGAAGTAATGACAGAAGACGAGATTCTGGGTGTCATCCAGGACTTTGTAGACACGGCCAAGAGAgttgtcgacgccggcggcgacggagtCGAGATCCACGGGGCACATGGCTACCTTCTCGACCAGTTTCTGTCCGACTCAGTCAACCAACGAACCGACAGGTGGGGCGGTTCAATCGAGAATCGATCCcgactcctcctcgaggttgTCAAGGCAGTCGTTGCGGCCATCGGCGCTGAGAGGGTGGCACTCCGGCTGTCCCCGTACGCCTCCTTCCAGGGTGCCGAGTCATCGGACATTCATGGCCAGTATTCCTACATCGTCAAGGAACTCAAGAAGATGAACGCTCCCTTTGCGTACTTGTCGTTGGTCGAGGCCCGTGGCGACCCTGCAAAGCTACTGAGTCCCGATCTGGACTCAGGGGCTGAGCAAACGCTCGACTTCATCCTCGACATCTGGGACAACTTGTCGCCTGTGATTGTGGCCGGAAACTACAGTCCCGAGACTGCCTCTCGAGCACTGGAGGAGCACTACGCAAAGTGGGATGTCATTGTTGCTTTTGGAAGGAGCTTCCTCGCCAACCCTGACCTCGTATGGCGCATCAAGCACGGCGTGCCTCTTACGAAGTACCACCGGTTTTCGTTCTACATCAAGGGCTCTGAGATCGGCTACAACGACTACACTTTCAGCCAAGAATACATTGACGCGCGGAGAGAATGGGGAGTGGCAAACCTGGAATCAAATGCCAAATAA
- a CDS encoding uncharacterized protein (Putative zn(2)Cys(6) fungal-type DNA-binding domain, transcription factor domain, fungi), which translates to MQVRDIPWAEIESMADLIPSPQFPQSPQPSEVTGLTRRRRRQVSRACDACRLRRIKCDDGSPCFNCKSRSQQCSNTSTTRTCTLSQAHEEIDRLRQRVRELENELQNHRNNPSAVLIGRNPEPLPRTPDSPSTPTPDAEGVGRKRPANLLREGALLRPARSPSSTWFGTSSLYFFIHRLGVFLSTEVEHDQPDHMLLRSGRSAPLGSRSPTFVGDASRLLRPLADQSSQGVYLNSIQEEFFVNLFWQTYHTSVFAIVNEAEFKKAYQALYVDVPPGHARKPSALVDIVVAMCMQYGASTMPSGCQGRIVEDNDSTTAGRWHYRRAQALLAGEMESPTISTLQCHLLSALYVCGASFHNMADSIGGLAVRTAYMLGLHIDPSPTMAEAERQHRRRLWWAVYLLDSKIGMKLGRPFLLHGSYAMPQLPDDQLGTSVLSGSTFAPIASNATWLSFSLHQLNLFRTVRAAHIALYSQDYGLTDDKRMWDDASSLEKAASQLSSHTLALDKWAENVPDALKTNRATQGCPLSTDGTALIFEQYAPLWLQRQRLLLELEYHHMCGNLFRPFISFGSEPSQGSLAEAMAIRSVDHAIALSKITLQALSSTAILDGWHEAFQWQWNAAITLAGFILASPSHPSASSARNALDLTLSVFDTFGASFGTAANAAVVVRMLCEKIDIAASMSRSNASWDASEAASNDVPTGHEDSSAGDGFSDRVVDGSMDSLSTFGGQGFDFLQLAVGVDAWADMGMFGLGDLSLPAGVSTQSNS; encoded by the coding sequence ATGCAAGTTCGAGATATCCCCTGGGCCGAAATTGAATCAATGGCCGATCTCATCCCGTCCCCTCAATTCCCTCAGTCCCCGCAGCCATCGGAGGTGACAGGCCTCACCaggcggagacggaggcaAGTAAGTAGGGCCTGCGACGCATGTCGCTTGCGACGCATCAAATGCGACGACGGCTCTCCGTGTTTCAATTGCAAAAGCCGGTCACAGCAGTGTAGCAATACCAGCACGACCAGGACATGTACCCTCTCCCAAGCCCACGAAGAGATAGATCGACTGAGGCAGAGGGTTAGGGAACTGGAGAATGAGCTCCAGAACCATCGCAACAATCCTTCTGCCGTCTTAATAGGACGTAATCCAGAACCCCTGCCACGAACCCCGGATTCGCCGTCAACCCCAACtcccgatgccgagggcgtcggccgTAAGAGACCAGCCAACTTGCTTCGGGAGGGCGCCCTCCTTCGACCTGCACGCTCACCCAGCAGTACTTGGTTTGGAACGTCATCGCTCTACTTCTTCATCCATCGTCTCGGGGTCTTCCTTAGTACCGAAGTTGAACACGACCAGCCCGATCATATGCTTCTACGCTCAGGACGGAGCGCCCCGCTGGGTAGCCGCTCGCCAACTTTTGTCGGTGACGCTTCTCGTCTTCTGAGACCTCTTGCCGACCAGTCCAGCCAAGGAGTTTATTTGAACTCCATTCAGGAAGAATTCTTTGTCAATTTGTTCTGGCAGACATATCACACCTCAGTtttcgccatcgtcaacgaAGCCGAGTTCAAGAAAGCATATCAAGCACTGTACGTGGACGTACCACCGGGTCATGCTCGAAAACCCTCGGCATTGGTCGATATCGTTGTCGCCATGTGCATGCAGTATGGCGCATCTACTATGCCCTCTGGCTGCCAGggaaggattgtggaagACAATGACTCAACTACTGCTGGCCGATGGCACTATCGACGTGCACAGGCTTTGCTGGCAGGCGAAATGGAAAGCCCGACGATATCAACGTTGCAATGCCACCTGCTGTCGGCCCTATATGTTTGCGGCGCGTCGTTCCACAACATGGCAGACAGCATTGGCGGTCTTGCGGTGCGCACAGCCTACATGCTCGGTCTTCACATAGATCCTTCACCGACAATGGCGGAAGCGGAACGTCAACACAGAAGACGTCTTTGGTGGGCCGTCTACCTTCTGGACAGTAAAATCGGAATGAAGCTGGGGCGCCCTTTTCTGCTCCATGGCTCATACGCCATGCCGCAACTTCCAGATGACCAGCTTGGGACTTCCGTCTTGTCGGGTTCGACTTTTGCCCCTATTGCGAGCAACGCGACCTGGTTGAGCTTCAGTCTTCACCAGTTGAACCTATTCAGAACAGTGCGGGCAGCTCACATAGCGTTGTACAGTCAGGACTATGGCCTCACAGATGATAAGAGAATGTGGGACGATGCTTCGTCCCTGGAGAAGGCGGCATCTCAGCTATCTTCTCATAcactcgccctcgacaaATGGGCCGAAAATGTGCCCGATGCGCTCAAGACCAACCGCGCGACACAGGGCTGCCCACTCTCAACTGACGGCACGGCTCTCATTTTTGAGCAATACGCACCTCTCTGGCTCCAAAGACAACGGCTTCTTCTGGAACTGGAGTACCATCACATGTGCGGAAACCTCTTTCGCCCCTTTATCTCATTCGGCTCGGAGCCATCGCAGGGCAgtctggccgaggccatggccatcagAAGCGTCGATCATGCCATTGCGCTGTCAAAGATCACCCTGCAGGCACTTTCGTCCACGGCCATTCTGGATGGATGGCACGAGGCCTTCCAATGGCAGTGGAATGCGGCCATCACTTTAGCCGGGTTCATACTTGCCTCACCAAGTCATCCTTCCGCATCATCAGCTAGAAATGCTCTCGACCTCACCTTATCCGTTTTTGATACTTTCGGGGCAAGCTTCGGAACTGCGGCGAACGCCGCAGTAGTCGTCCGCATGCTCTGTGAGAAGATTGATATTGCGGCATCCATGTCCCGCTCAAATGCTAGCTGGGACGCATCTGAAGCTGCATCTAACGATGTACCAACTGGCCATGAAGACTCATCCGCAGGTGATGGGTTCTCGGACAGAGTGGTTGATGGGTCGATGGATAGTCTCTCTACCTTCGGGGGACAAGGTTTTGACTTCCTGCAACTGGCCGTTGGCGTAGATGCCTGGGCCGACATGGGCATGTTCGGGCTAGGCGATCTAAGTTTGCCGGCTGGAGTGTCTACGCAGAGTAACAGTTAA
- a CDS encoding Putative zn(2)Cys(6) fungal-type DNA-binding domain-containing protein, which produces MVSDPVLFNVDSNSHAQSNHNSSGSSRRSACDRCRAHKLRCVRPSGGDFIGEGNETTLLACERCVKAGAECLRMVRTRRAPIRTSGYEQRLAHGPFSPTAIYKRSGNANRLSLSGAGDNGYRDSGQRAPFPSPASTQHPDEGRIASQLAPNSVPTTTFQHNLIFEPTVSNAVTLPPDFHSLLSTESDLGPGPNMACDLGELDPDITKSDSTLEEMMETEVRLAHRLRDPAGDVASSNNSNHQMDLQNKHNTNGPPDTKNECLNRLARLNLKLLECLSAAEDQPIALEDILAYTIPCTSGIPNGTAAETMPCKNIIGILLESSQAFLEILVRLKTLMESQEDQQYCYSSSNSDCSYLDSQDVTDFFSNEDTGGVHEPLSEKMGDDVEKDDRENMGAQYPGLKTYQSFCTQAPAAANLLCHQSGRFCSSPATFTIMTCYLWLFHGFEVVFAAIHDALLAQQHQQQLRQRGPQQKHQEEWRQSQTDDRPLASPLSPLSSRMLKGDKKNAGPLVLPDIRLGGFHLDGHPHLQIEMLIHLSCQILHRIETTLGIDPNGSENQAPAQPPMPSAHRESGLLDPRCTPAFLHVFPHGPRVDGENRQMSARSALAGGVIKNIRGIIDSSRS; this is translated from the coding sequence ATGGTTTCAGACCCGGTACTTTTCAACGTCGATAGCAACAGCCATGCCCAAAGTAACCACAACAGCAGTGGCAGCTCACGAAGAAGCGCCTGTGACCGTTGCCGTGCGCATAAACTCCGCTGCGTAAGGCCATCCGGAGGAGACTTCATAGGCGAAGGCAACGAAACGACGTTGCTAGCGTGCGAGCGATGCGTCAAAGCAGGCGCAGAGTGTCTGCGCATGGTGCGTACGCGTCGGGCACCCATCCGAACAAGTGGCTATGAACAACGGCTTGCCCACGGCCCCTTCTCACCAACGGCCATCTACAAACGATCCGGCAATGCCAATCGCCTTTCTTTATCTGGTGCTGGCGACAATGGATACCGGGATTCAGGGCAACGTGCTCCCTTTCCCTCGCCTGCGTCGACACAACACCCAGATGAGGGCCGTATTGCAAGTCAGTTGGCGCCAAACTCTGTCCCGACGACAACTTTTCAACACAACTTGATCTTCGAACCCACTGTATCGAACGCGGTTACCTTGCCTCCTGACTTCCACTCTTTACTATCAACGGAAAGCGACTTGGGTCCCGGCCCTAATATGGCGTGTGATCTCGGCGAACTCGACCCAGACATAACCAAATCAGACTCTACGTTAGAAGAGatgatggagacggaggTTAGGCTGGCCCATCGGCTTCGCGACCCTGCTGGCGATGTGGCCAGTTCGAACAACAGCAATCATCAGATGGATTTGCAGAACAAACACAACACGAACGGCCCCCCCGACACGAAAAACGAGTGCCTGAATCGGCTCGCCAGGCTCAATCTGAAACTTCTGGAGTGCCTAAGCGCTGCAGAAGACCAACCCATAGCACTCGAAGACATATTGGCCTATACAATACCCTGCACCTCCGGCATCCCCAACGGCACCGCTGCCGAAACCATGCCTTGCAAGAACATCATTGGCATCTTGCTCGAGAGCTCTCAGGCCTTTTTGGAAATCCTAGTTCGCCTCAAAACTTTGATGGAGTCCCAGGAGGACCAGCAATATTGTTATTCGTCATCAAACTCAGATTGTTCTTACCTGGATTCACAGGATGTCaccgacttcttctccaaTGAAGACACAGGAGGCGTTCATGAACCCTTGTCCGAAAAAATGGGAGATGATGTCGAAAAGGACGATAGAGAGAACATGGGAGCCCAGTACCCAGGTCTCAAGACCTACCAGTCTTTCTGCACACAAGCGCCGGCAGCAGCCAATTTGTTGTGCCACCAATCTGGCAGATTCTGTAGCAGCCCAGCAACATTCACAATCATGACGTGCTATCTGTGGTTATTCCACGGGTTTGAGGTGGTATTCGCCGCCATTCACGATGCGCTTCTGGCGCAACAGCACCAACAGCAGTTGCGGCAACGAGGCCCTCAACAGAAGCATCAAGAGGAATGGCGCCAAAGCCAGACAGATGATAGACCTTTGGCGTCACCGCTGTCACCTCTTAGCTCGAGAATGCTCAAGGGTGATAAGAAGAACGCAGGGCCCTTGGTTTTGCCAGATATCCGCCTCGGGGGGTTTCACCTGGATGGCCATCCCCATCTGCAGATTGAAATGCTTATTCATCTCAGCTGTCAGATACTGCACAGAATCGAAACCACCTTAGGAATTGACCCCAATGGATCAGAAAACCAGGCACCCGCTCAGCCACCAATGCCATCAGCTCATCGGGAGAGCGGCCTACTTGATCCGAGATGTACCCCGGCCTTTCTTCATGTTTTTCCGCACGGCCCTAGAGTTGATGGCGAGAACCGCCAGATGTCGGCTCGATCTGCTCTAGCTGGAGGTGTGATAAAGAATATCAGAGGAATTATAGACAGTTCACGTAGCTAG
- a CDS encoding Putative peptidase S8/S53 domain, Fn3-like domain, peptidase S8, subtilisin, His-active, giving the protein MRIHPRALAVAAALTTPVLAATRPGAVVKASPTPSVGFIIELESNESINGRGLDEDAHSAFHRRAEDLLDYSVRHEFKNPEYFYGLSINANNDTNFDALLALPQVKRVWPNRYYNRPIPVGSGRPIKSPNPSEPVGVNPIQLRDTAQVVTINGTSDVISSLRMTGADQVHALGLTGKGIKVGFLDTGVDWRHPALGGGFGEGFKVAGGYDLVGDDFEGWNDPVPDDNPLTTCLDGGHGTHVAGIIAARDPVGVGFGIVGVAPDASLYAYRVLGCTGGVTDDILMQGFEKAASDSVDLISMSIGETAIWETGSPYTTLLAKIQSQGIGIIIAAGNEGDTGLYVSSAPAHDPSAISVGSVSDLHFATAYNAAGSDGSAIEYGRVVPLSPSKHFNVFVADDENGECVDKAWTKAIADFTDKESVVALVTASSNCFYEIVDDRGSSSGFKNVWSWFPDADDMSIDQPGSYGDIDTVKVRKTEADKILAGIADQGNNFTLSFEDQTVHQIDQPTGGTTSWFSTFGPTMEMSLKPQVSAPGGTILSTWVTSNGWGYAVISGTSMATPHLAGCYALLKQKFPDLSPQDIARRLQSSAEPLKQYNVDDILTTTAQQGSGLVNILRAITSDTVFSATEFNLRDNAGPVERNFTIENRSSAPKTYTLGHKPAAEVDALPQAKSSDVNEMFYWTLNFKAIYASVSFPAESITIPAGGRATVEFTVTPPVVDPALLPTYSGFITVADGEDTFSIPYLGIPYSRRDVSNIYVGDVKNLDAALQPPSGIPTLPFVSSSDTGVRVSEKAVFTFPAKAVAENETRGLDNDPVITLFIDQPSAYVRLDAVPVDLASNAAYNFTPSSFGYLPGAEPNTTFFTNTTTAYPPLDLDSLDHVAGVKSYGLVGSMYGGDKPHGLTSINFRGYSVYSTEWTWGVVELANGTIYQLPNADYRVLVRALRWGGDLNNANDYDSWLSPVIAVNITDPGIPNPWLSI; this is encoded by the exons ATGAGAATTCACCCTCGTGCTCTGGCAGTTGCGGCAGCATTGACTACGCCAGTCCTTGCCGCAACTCGTCCTGGCGCCGTTGTCAAAGCCAGCCCGACGCCCAGCGTTGGGTTCATCATTGAACTCGAGTCCAACGAGTCCATCAACGGTCGTGGtcttgacgaagacgcccaCTCGGCGTTTCATCGTCGGGCCGAAGACCTCTTGGACTATTCTGTACGCCACGAGTTCAAGAACCCCGAGTATTTCTACGGACTGTCGATCAATGCGAACAACGATACCAATTTCGATGCTCTCCTCGCCTTGCCTCAGGTCAAGAGGGTGTGGCCGAACAGATACTACAACCGTCCCATCCCTGTTGGCTCTGGCCGACCTATAAAGTCGCCGAACCCCTCTGAACCAGTTGGAGTCAATCCTATCCAACTACGGGACACAGCTCAAGTTGTCACTATCAATGGCACCAGTGATGTGATCTCTAGTTTGAGGATGACCGGCGCTGATCAGGTTCATGCTTTGGGCTTGACCGGAAAAGGCATCAAGGTTGGCTTCCTGGACACCGGCGTCGACTGGCGTCACCCCGCCCTCGGAGGAGGGTTCGGAGAAGGTTTCAAGGTTGCTGGAGGATATGATCTAGTTGGTGATGACTTTGAGGGCTGGAACGACCCAGTTCCGGATGACAATCCGCTCACCACTTGTCTCGATGGTGGTCATGGCACGCATGTTGCTG GTATCATTGCCGCCCGGGATCCAGTAGGTGTTGGATTCGGCATCGTGGGAGTTGCTCCTGACGCTTCTCTGTATGCTTACCGAGTACTCGGTTGTACCGGAGGCGTCACCGATGATATCCTGATGCAAGGATTCGAAAAAGCTGCCAGCGACAGTGTTGATCTCATCAGCATGTCTATTGGCGAAACGGCCATTTGGGAGACAGGATCGCCCTACACCACACTTCTTGCCAAGATCCAGTCGCAaggcatcggcatcatcattGCTGCCGGAAACGAGGGTGATACGGGTCTTTATGTATCCTCAGCCCCGGCACATGACCCGAGTGCCATTTCAGTTGGTTCTGTCAGCGACCTGCACTTCGCCACCGCGTACAACGCCGCCGGGTCGGACGGCTCAGCCATAGAGTACGGTCGTGTGGTGCCCCTGAGCCCCTCAAAACACTTCAATGTCTTCGTCGCAGATGACGAAAACGGCGAGTGCGTGGACAAGGCGTGGACCAAGGCCATTGCGGATTTTACCGATAAGGAGAGCGTGGTCGCCTTGGTCACCGCCAGCAGCAACTGTTTCTACGAGATCGTTGACGACCGGGGCAGCTCATCCGGCTTCAAAAATGTTTGGTCATGGTTCCCTGACGCTGATGACATGTCGATCGATCAGCCAGGCTCGTATGGAGACATCGACACGGTCAAGGTGAGAAAGACTGAGGCAGACAAGATTTTGGCTGGTATCGCGGACCAGGGCAATAACTTCACCCTGAGCTTCGAGGATCAGACGGTACACCAGATTGACCAACCCACCGGCGGGACCACCTCATGGTTCTCGACCTTTGGCCCTACCATGGAGATGTCTTTGAAGCCTCAAGTGTCTGCACCCGGCGGCACCATCCTCAGTACCTGGGTGACTTCCAACGGATGGGGATACGCTGTCATTTCCGGCACGTCCATGGCCACACCCCA CCTTGCTGGATGTTACGCTCTGCTGAAGCAGAAGTTCCCCGATCTTAGCCCCCAGGATATTGCGAGACGATTGCAATCATCGGCAGAGCCCTTGAAACAGTACAatgtcgacgacatcctcaCAACAACGGCGCAACAGGGCTCTGGACTGGTCAATATTCTGAGAGCAATCACCTCCGATACCGTGTTTTCGGCCACCGAGTTCAACCTCCGCGACAATGCTGGTCCTGTTGAGCGGAACTTCACCATCGAAAATCGGTCTTCTGCGCCCAAGACTTACACGCTAGGCCACAAGCCAGCCGCGGAAGTGGATGCGCTGCCGCAAGCCAAAAGCAGCGACGTCAACGAGATGTTCTACTGGACCTTGAACTTCAAAGCCATCTACGCCAGTGTGTCGTTCCCCGCAGAGTCAATCACCATACCCGCCGGTGGTAGAGCAACGGTCGAGTTCACCGTCACGCCCCCTGTTGTAGACCCTGCTCTCTTGCCCACCTACAGTGGCttcatcaccgtcgccgatggcgaggataCTTTCTCGATCCCCTATCTTGGCATTCCGTACTCACGCCGAGATGTTTCCAACATATATGTGGGAGATGTCAAAAACCTTGATGCCGCTCTGCAGCCTCCATCAGGTATACCGACATTGCCCTTTGTCAGTTCTTCCGATACTGGCGTCCGTGTTAGCGAGAAAgccgtcttcaccttccCGGCCAAGGCGGTCGCGGAAAACGAGACGCGTGGCTTGGATAACGACCCAGTCATCACTCTCTTCATAGACCAACCGTCAGCATATGTTCGTCTTGACGCAGTGCCTGTTGATCTCGCCTCTAACGCCGCCTATAACTTCaccccttcttctttcgGATACCTCCCGGGAGCCGAGCCAAATACAACCTTTTTCACCAACACGACAACAGCCTACCCGCCTTTGGACCTCGACTCGCTTGACCATGTGGCAGGTGTCAAGAGTTATGGTCTTGTTGGCTCCATGtacggcggcgacaagccCCATGGCCTCACTTCGATTAACTTTCGAGGCTACAGTGTTTACAGCACAGAGTGGACGTGGGGGGTTGTTGAGTTGGCTAACGGCACGATTTACCAGTTGCCCAATGCCGATTATCGTGTGTTGGTCCGCGCGCTCAGATGGGGAGGCGACTTGAACAATGCAAATGACTACGACAGCTGGCTGAGCCCTGTTATCGCGGTAAACATTACAGATCCCGGAATCCCCAATCCGTGGCTCTCTATCTAG
- a CDS encoding Putative O-methyltransferase COMT-type encodes MQGTDMHHLLLHRLNEGLRSASREPDALRQSGYRNPKPDDASSFNLPFGYEGTYWDYIANVGQDGGDNFNQAMTAVTINNLDEIPKLYLFASLDEDGGLIVDVCGGRGQFSREILIAHPRAGLRCVVQYKHALASENHRKSNNVYDNEPSDLVLTLQEHEFLFESSASQDIAAAACLFRHFFHDWPDQACVEILRQIVTVMDERAKSNFDL; translated from the exons ATGCAGGGGACCGATATGCACCACCTCCTTCTGCACCGTCTGAATGAGGGGCTTCGATCTGCCAGCCGGGAGCCAGATGCGTTACGGCAAAGCGGTTATCGCAACCCTAAGCCCGATGATGCCTCCAGTTTCAATTTGCCCTTTGGATATGAGGGTACTTACTGGGATTACATTGCCAATGtcggccaggacggcggcgataaCTTCAACCAAGCCATGACGGCCGTTACCATCAacaacctcgacgagatcccAAAGCTGTACCTATTTGCGAgccttgatgaagatggaggaTTGATTGTTGACGTCTGCGGCGGTCGGGGCCAATTCAGTCGAGAGATTCTGATTGCTCACCCCAGGGCAGGGCTACGTTGTGTGGTTCAGTACAAACACGCATTGGCCTCTGAGAACCATCGCAAGAGTAACAATGTCTACGACAACGAGCCTTCGGACTTGGTATTAACATTGCAAGAGCATGAATTTCTTTTTGAATCCTCAGCCAGTCAAGA CATAGCTGCCGCAGCATGCCTTTTTCGACACTTCTTCCACGACTGGCCCGACCAGGCATGTGTTGAAATCTTGAGGCAGATCGTCACTGTGATGGACGAACGCGCGAAGTCAAATTTTGATCTGTGA